From a single Lolium rigidum isolate FL_2022 chromosome 7, APGP_CSIRO_Lrig_0.1, whole genome shotgun sequence genomic region:
- the LOC124675635 gene encoding ATP-dependent 6-phosphofructokinase 2-like codes for MDPSAAPNSGGDRDASTPSNTTVTLPPLTLRDVPRLTAAATTATIPNPISSQPYFNPPPTFYISPGDVSLRHAFFDLATGHPNPLVAYRRAGPRGSLAVDPARARAALVTCGGLCPGLNTVLRELVVGLHELYGVRHVFGVAAGYRGFYGADDDHVLLDPAAVDGWHKKGGTALKTTRGGFDLNKIVDGMVARGYTQVYAIGGDGTMRGAVAIFEEIKRRGLSISITGIPKTVDNDIGIIDRSFGFQTAVEIAQQAIDAAHVEAVSAVNGIGLVKLMGRSTGHIALHATLSSRDVDCCLIPEIDFHVEGKGGLFEFLYERIKQKGHAVIVVAEGSGQELIPRTDEQKREQDESGNMLFLDVGPWLKSELGRWWKREHPGELFTVKYIDPTYMIRAVPANATDNLYCTLLAHSAIHGIMAGFTGFVPGPINGNYSYIPLEDIAVAKNPVDVNDHKWAWVRSVTDQPDFLKP; via the exons ATGGATCCCAGCGCCGCCCCCAACTCCGGCGGCGACCGCGACGCCTCCACCCCGAGCAACACCACCGTGACCCTCCCTCCGCTCACCCTCCGCGACGTGCCCCGGCTCACCGCCGCGGCCACCACCGCCACGATCCCCAACCCCATCTCCAGCCAGCCCTACTTCAACCCGCCCCCCACCTTCTACATCTCCCCGGGGGACGTCTCCCTCCGCCACGCCTTCTTCGACCTCGCCACCGGCCACCCCAACCCGCTCGTCGCCTACCGCCGCGCCGGCCCGCGCGGGAGCCTCGCAGTCGACCcggcccgcgcccgcgccgcgcTCGTCACCTGCGGGGGCCTCTGCCCGGGCCTCAACACCGTGCTGCGCGAGCTCGTTGTCGGCCTCCATGAGCtctacggcgtccgccacgtcttCGGCGTCGCAGCGGGCTACCGCGGCTTCTACGGCGCCGACGACGACCACGTGCTGCTCGACCCGGCAGCCGTCGACGGCTGGCACAAGAAGGGAGGAACCGCGCTAAAGACCACGCGGGGTGGCTTCGATCTCAACAAGATCGTCGACGGCATGGTCGCGCGAGGGTATACTCAG GTCTATGCGATTGGCGGGGATGGCACCATGAGAGGAGCTGTGGCGATCTTCGAGGAGATCAAACGGCGTGGTTTGAGCATATCCATTACAGGGATCCCAAAAACTGTGGACAACGACATCGGCATCATAGATAGGTCCTTTGGATTTCAAACTGCAGTAGAGATTGCCCAGCAGGCGATCGACGCAGCACATGTGGAGGCTGTGAGTGCGGTGAATGGCATCGGCCTTGTCAAACTTATGGGCAGGAGCACGGGCCACATTGCTCTTCATGCCACCCTGAGCAGCCGAGACGTTGACTGCTGTTTGATTCCTGAGATCGATTTCCATGTTGAAGGGAAGGGAGGCCTGTTTGAGTTTCTTTATGAAAGGATAAAGCAGAAGGGACATGCTGTCATCGTGGTCGCTGAAGGTTCTGGTCAGGAATTGATTCCCCGGACTGATGAGCAGAAGCGGGAGCAGGATGAGTCCGGCAACATGTTGTTCCTTGATGTTGGCCCCTGGCTGAAATCTGAGCTGGGTAGGTGGTGGAAAAGAGAACACCCTGGTGAGTTGTTCACTGTGAAGTATATTGATCCTACCTACATGATTCGTGCAGTCCCAGCAAATGCTACTGATAATCTGTATTGTACCCTGTTGGCGCATTCCGCGATCCACGGGATCATGGCTGGGTTCACTGGCTTCGTACCTGGCCCGATAAATGGGAATTACAGCTACATACCTTTGGAGGATATCGCAGTGGCCAAGAACCCAGTCGATGTGAATGATCACAAATGGGCATGGGTTAGATCAGTCACAGATCAACCGGATTTCCTGAAGCCCTAA